The sequence AGTAGATGAAATAAAAACTAACCCTGTTTGCAAAGTAGAAATAGAGTATAAAATAGCTTGGCGATTATTTACGAAAGGTATTTCAAAAAGTGAAGCACAAAAGAATATCAATATCAAGGGAAAAAAAGAACTAGGAGAAAAAATTTTGGATATGCTGGCTGTTATGGCTTAAACTAATTTAGAAAAACACAATGGAAAAAGAATTTCTGCAAAATACTACGCTCATTCAGTACAATCAGAATGAATATTTAAAGAGAAATTACGACAAAATAGAAGATATTGATGTAAGTAACACTGATGGCTCTGTACGTTGGCTCAATACGTATGGAATGGATGACCAAGAGGAATTAAAACAAGTTATCTTACAAAATAATTTAGATGATTTTCTTCTAAAGCTCATCAAAGATGAAGAACAATCTAATAAAGTCATAGAGCTAGAAAACCTACTGTTTGTATCTATTAGAGTTCTCAAAACTCAAAACGATAATTTAGATTCTGAACAGATGTTTTTTATTGTTTCTCCAGACTTTGTGTGGAGTATTCAAGAAGAAGTAGGCGATTATTTTGGTTGGATAAGAGAGCGTATCAGAGAAAATAAAGGTATCATCCGAAAGAAAAAAGCTGATTATCTACTATTTTTCTTGATAGAATCTATCATCGACAATTATTACAGTACACATCAAAGCTATGTAGATTCTTTTGCTGACCTTTTAGATACTAC is a genomic window of Bernardetia sp. containing:
- a CDS encoding magnesium and cobalt transport protein CorA; the protein is MEKEFLQNTTLIQYNQNEYLKRNYDKIEDIDVSNTDGSVRWLNTYGMDDQEELKQVILQNNLDDFLLKLIKDEEQSNKVIELENLLFVSIRVLKTQNDNLDSEQMFFIVSPDFVWSIQEEVGDYFGWIRERIRENKGIIRKKKADYLLFFLIESIIDNYYSTHQSYVDSFADLLDTTRVKPTPEFTNQIEKQRRDLLKFKKSANSLRTTLLRLEKIKHKNIKTSYFAELKEQANDLITDIDFELQTLESSLNLVFSIQGHRLNEVMKTLTIFSVIFIPLTFLAGIYGMNFENIPELKTQNGYFILLGVMAIITLAIIYYFKRKNWF